Genomic segment of Ictalurus furcatus strain D&B chromosome 9, Billie_1.0, whole genome shotgun sequence:
TACTGATGAGCAGGTACAATCTGTCCAAAAACGATTTCGAGCAGATTGAAAAAGTAGTCTTGCTTCTGAAGCCGCACAAAGCCGGAGTGCAGTGGAAGTTCGCCGGCTCTTTTTACTTCGCCATCACTGTGATAACGACCATAGGTGAGGGTCTCTCACTTTCTGCCTATGCGTTTACATTAATTCACCTTTAATATTACcgcgttcacacacacacacacacacacacacacacacacacactgatatatatctctatctatctatctatctatctacatttacatatctctctctctctctctctctctctctatatataatatGCGTGCATATAGGAAGGCAACTATTCATTCAAAACTTGCCCGTAGGACTATCtctaaatgttataaataataaatctggcACAAGTCTCAGAAATCAACATTTACTATGTTAGGTGGGAGTGGGAATGTGGCTAAACAAAAGTTACATGTAGAAGCTAGAAATAAAACGTTACACACTGTAACTAAAGTCTACTGGATAAAGGTTTCtcattttcaaaattacattagttatatatatatatatatatatatatatatatatatatatatatatgagagaaaagggagaaaagagagagagatcataaaAAGACAAGCAAACGATAAGAAATAAACATAGCAGCTTTTAACCTTTCTAATCCTTTACCATGATTATTCTAGTTaagcaaacaaaaaaggaaCTCATTAACGAGGCTAAATCCCGAAGATATATTAAAAATAGCCTATTTTAATGGCTTAGTGTAGACATTTCTACTGTCACCAAAATGAATTTGAACAGAAATAATACaagtacatacattttatacatatattttaatcaCTACATTTAGTAACAATCCATCCataattttatgaatttaattCTATAAATTatcttatttaatttaaatgtcaGACATAACATTATAGAATGTAGAATGGAAACATTCAAACTATTAAACGTGTTGTACCTAATATAGCACTTACTTAAATTCATGCCCATAATGATGCTAAGTAAGGTATTTTGCAGCAGTTATAATTTATTCTGTTGATAAATAGTGTTTGCATTGCAGGTGTTTGCTCTAAGCTATTTCAGGTTTAGACACTGACCATGGAACACTGAAGAAAGTACACAAATCAGCCACATATCCTAAATCAAATGGTTTGTTCTGCTCCACTCTGGAAAATTTATAGCATCACTATGATAATATTGTGAAAGCTAAGGGTAATGGATGATTGTACTaatatttattcagtgttcaaaCAAAGTAAGTAGATGATATATTCCAGGGGTACGCGCTAGCCTAATGCCATGGGTCAGACATAAACACTCAAAACATTAACTAGTCTGTTTATCCCACTCACTTTCAAATCCAAAGTTGACGATTAACAGCAGCATCTGGATAAATTACTGTGCTGTGTTGTTACCTTGTTAAGGCTCTTTGCTAGATGCCCACTTCTTCTGCAATGATAGAAAACtaaagtgtgtgtattgtgataAGTGCTGGGAATGCTAGATCAAATCTAGCCTTGTGTCCTAAAAGAATATTTTAAGACTTCTCATGGTCTCTGAAACTTGTATATGAAGTGACAATGGGTAATACAGAATTCACTtacattgtattattattattgataatttcctagtattttaaataatgtaagtTATACTCTGAAATCCTGATCAACTTCAGCAAGAAATTGTTAATACTGTCACAAAAATGATGTGTTGTGATGAAGTGTTCTACTCTGTAGTGAAAATTGTTCGCCTATTTTTCTGCTTAAGTCTGAAATGTTTTACTGCTCTACTAATTCTGGGACACCTGAATTTTGGTCACATTTGTTGGTCACTTACAtgctaaatgaattcattttgtccccaattcagtgttttttgttttttttttaatattaaaaaaaaaaattaaagcacaTTATAGCCTTAATTTTTGTCATTCAAAACCATTATAGTGTATATTTCTGGTTAACACAGGTGCATCTTAGTTAAataattcaatttaaaattatttaatttaattaaatttagttttgttctctggtttctgatGGGCACATCATACATGGCCtttgatgtgaaaatgaatgagaaTTACTTTGATGGTTTTTCTCTGTCAGGTTATGGCCATGCTGCCCCCAGCACAGATGCAGGGAAAGCGTTCTGCATGGGCTATGCGCTTCTGGGCATCCCACTCACTCTGGTGATGTTCCAGAGCCTGGGTGAACGCATTAACACCTTTGTCCGCCTCCTGCTGCACAAAGCCAAGAAGTGTGTGGGTCTGCGACGACCAGAGGTCTCCATGGCCAACATGGTGACTATTGGCTTCTTCTCTTGTGTTGGCACCCTTTGCATTGGGGCAGGTGCCTTCTCGCATTATGAGGGCTGGAGCTACTTCCACGCTTTCTACTACTGCTTCATCACTCTGACAACCATCGGTTTTGGGGATTATGTGGCCCTGCAGAAGGACAATGCGCTCCACAATGACCCCCATTACGTGGCCTTTAGCTTTGTCTACATTCTGATGGGCCTGACGGTGATTGGTGCCTTCCTCAACCTGGTAGTGCTGCGTTTTATGACCATGAACGCAGAAGATGAGAGGAGGGATGCAGAACAACGGGCTCTGCTCTCCAAAGACAAGCAGAAAGTGCAACCTCCTCGCCACACCAACCTCCAAACCTTACAAACACAGGAGCAGGACGGTAAGAGGCAAGGACTAAAGAGTGTCTATGCTGAGGTACTTCACTTCCAGACTGTCTGTTCTTGCTTGTGGTATAAGAGTCGGGAGAAGATGGTGATGCTTCCCCAGGACCTGTCCTTCAGTGATGCACTTATGGAGCAGGATAACTTCTTTGAGCCAGACTccacaggctgtgtgtgtagCTCCCAGCGCTGCTCAGCCATTAGCACTGTGTCCACTGATGTGAGGAGCATCTCCCCCTTCAGACTGCTCTCCAAGAGACGCAGCTCCGTCTAGATGTGTTTAGCATAGGTGATGTCAGATGATAGATGGAAGCTCACAAAAACACTGCTACTGTTTGTTTCTGCTATACATGCATGCATTCAAGTACAGATGCTGGAGCACAGCCTTTGAAGTGTACGTACAAAGAGGAAAGTCAGAGTAGGTTGGTAATTATCGTGTCTTAAGGACACAGTACCTCTTACatgtgtcatgtgtgtgtgaaatgaattGTCTCCTCCTGAGACCTTATAAACTTTACAGAAAGTAATAATGGACTTCTTGCTACGTCATAATTACATTATACTCCCTGACATGGTGCAATACAATATTCAAAACATAATTTCAACAGTGCTTTATTACGACAATACCAATAGCATACCTTATTATCTCCTCAAATCACTCCTCAAACCTCAAATTTTATTACTAATTAATTATCACATATTGTATCAGTCAAGTTCTTATTGTTTTGTGATCACTAGTTTTATGTCTATATGATGTCATGATTTAATCACATTCGTTTGAAAATTCTATGCTGCACAATGTGCTATAAATCAACTTTGCACCAATATTCTGTTGAAAATGGGTCAATTTGTATGactttaattaaataaagatcattttatgtactgtatattaaatgtaCTGTAGATAAAAAAACTGTAACGTGTAGAAGCCCTTTTAATACTGCACGACACTGGAGCAGGACCATGAAAATGAAACACCTATAACATAACCACTGATCCAGATGGCATGCCAACATGACTTCTGTTCTTTCCCTGGCTCTGTCCAGCCTCGGACAAGAATAGTCTCCCCCTTTGAAGACAGTTACAGTATATTAACCTCATAAGAGTTGCATGGTGTGAGGTACAAGAACTGAAGATGATGCAAGATGATGAATGTCTACAAacattctgttctgttctgttctgttgtaGTGATGATGAGTAGCACAAGGTTAGCCACAGCAACAACGAttacacaaatcacacacatctCATTAATATACCCCATGGCCTGTCCACACCTCAAAATGATACAAATTTGAAAggcaatatatttttctctatCTGTACTGTATAAGAAGTGCAAACATggcccttttgtttttttagattagtggttaaaaaaaaaaaaaatacagctgctTTGCATTAGGTCTCTGCTTTGTCTCAGCATTGATCTGTTCATAGTATCTTGTGTATTCCCTTCTGACTCATAGACAGCTTGCTGATCAGGCTATGTTTGGCCCATATGGGCAAGTGTGCCATCCTCTGATGCTGCCAAGGAGAAAGCGCTTCGTGCTCGAGACTTTGCCTTGAGCTATTAGGTCTGCATGACAGTGCAACAGAAGGCAGAAGGAGTGCCACTGCAACAAATGCCTATATGGCCTCCCCATGGTGGCAGCATCTGTTGCAATATTCCTTATCATGGCTATAGATATTCACATTCATGGAAAAAGTAAAAATAGCTCTGACCAGTAGGTCACTGGGGGCAGAACATGATGTACACCTCAGTTGTGGCTTTTGTTTTGCTGCCAAGCAACTAAGACAAATAACGTTCCTGATTTGACactgaaagataaaaaaaatctgaccacCACACTTTTTGGCATTTCCACTGATTcaaattcccattaaaacctcAAACCACATctgcattatatttatatattttatacatttatatatatttataatatgaataaatatataattttttttaggtcaAACAAAACtaaagggtgtcccaaaagtctccatacatacagTAGGAGACTATGTATTCCAGCACCATGCCGGTTGTGatttcatcagtggatgttcatggacgtccCCCACttggttggtctgcaacacttccagacTTTTTACTGCAAAAGATGGAGAAAATCTTTTAAAACCAGTAAGCTCTAACATTTCATTCTCTTCACGTAGACTCTATTAGTTCCAGTGGttatggctctgggttactgatcagatggTCGGGGGGCACTGTttggcccttgagtaaggcccttactcactgtatcatagctgaccctgcactctgactccAGCTTCaaaacaagctgggatatgtaaaaaaaagaatttctgtaatgtgctgtaatgtatatgtgacaaataaaggcttcttcttctatagTTTATTGATTACCAATTAAAATATAGGCGACTTGCCACTTTCCTACTAGGGGGTGCAGGAGGCAGAACAAGAGGGAGATTTACGTTATTTAATTGTGGAAAAGTTGTAGCTAGTTAAAGTCTTTTTAATACAGTGCAGTTATGACCTAAACTTTACTTTGGGACTCGATAATAAATTCATgcagaattgtttttttgtcatattagcTAGGCCTACTTTTAttaatttgtcatttatttcacatttacactCATTTGGCTGATACTTTTGTCCATAGCGACTTACAGCTGAGACATGACTTGAGAGCCAAACGACGACcgctgaccttctgatcagtaacccagagccttaaccactgaaacTAATAGTTTCCATGAAGAGAATGAAATGTTAGCGCTTACTGGTTTTAAAAGATTTCCCCCTTTTTCGCAGTAACTGGTAAATATAAAACAGTCTTTTAAGAATTTCCAGAATTTTCTAAATAGTACACCAATGCAAGAGCAATCCTAAATTACTGAGCCTCAAAACAGACCAAAAATGGACTAAGGACCAAAAATGtagaaaaccaaacaaaaaaccagTCTGGACACAAACAATATAGCTGCTCCCCTTTAAAACGACCTGTGGGTTACTGGCTTTCTCTAATTTGTCCTCCGAAACTAAACAGAAAGGTAAACATAGCAGGTAAAGAGAACTTATTTTGTAATGATGGGCTGAGAGACTCGTGAAACGGTAAAAGTACTGTCAAATGACACATATTTAGCAATATGTCATTCAGAAATGTTATTCATAACTCTGCATGACCAACCAGAAAGCagtccacacacaaaaaaaattgtcttaatCCAGTATAAATAAACGGACAAAATCCTGCGCCTTTAAAAGTAGGCCTAGCTCAGAGTGTGGAGATTTTCATTGGCTGCACTGTGTTCAACTCACGCGCACTGCTGCGATATTCATAACGTTTTTCAGCAGACTCGTTCACATTAACCTTATCCCGGAAGCTGAAAATGGATTTTCTGGTTAAACTATTTGCCCAGAACAGGAAAGTAGCTTTTTGCATGACAGGGACGGCTGTGGCTTTGCTCGGACTCGCGCTTGGTTACAGATACACGCGCAGGCAGAAAAAGTTAACTCGAGTCGGTGTTGTGTCACAGTTGTTGCTTCATCCCATGAAGTCTGGGAAAGCGGTGTGTGTTCCTGCAGCCGAGTGTCTGAGAATGGGCCTTAAATGTGGAGATCTTCGTGACCGGTGAGGTTTACAGCAATAGTTTGCAGGTTATCACGGCAAAATATTGTGCATGTGCGATTGCCAATGCCAAAGATACCTGTGTGCAAAAGACATCCA
This window contains:
- the kcnk3b gene encoding potassium channel subfamily K member 3 codes for the protein MMKRQNVRTLALIICTLSYLLIGAGVFDALESKQEKSQRRKLDYRKFLLMSRYNLSKNDFEQIEKVVLLLKPHKAGVQWKFAGSFYFAITVITTIGYGHAAPSTDAGKAFCMGYALLGIPLTLVMFQSLGERINTFVRLLLHKAKKCVGLRRPEVSMANMVTIGFFSCVGTLCIGAGAFSHYEGWSYFHAFYYCFITLTTIGFGDYVALQKDNALHNDPHYVAFSFVYILMGLTVIGAFLNLVVLRFMTMNAEDERRDAEQRALLSKDKQKVQPPRHTNLQTLQTQEQDGKRQGLKSVYAEVLHFQTVCSCLWYKSREKMVMLPQDLSFSDALMEQDNFFEPDSTGCVCSSQRCSAISTVSTDVRSISPFRLLSKRRSSV